The following coding sequences are from one Trichoplusia ni isolate ovarian cell line Hi5 chromosome 15, tn1, whole genome shotgun sequence window:
- the LOC113501314 gene encoding glycogen-binding subunit 76A isoform X1, which yields MNSTVNLYLSEVRMHYNQSTETFCKNSAAFDETWTQMSGDRAGSQCGLTSLLPMSCGRRAAAFARDLHSRLSNLGGAHDDHCENSWLTRDNTASHRPTTSNNQRELDTFYDFELECESPSSPVDDYEPAFPERSPTEDQDQPFYDIDSEPELSKEQNKLVQPADKPKNGFTFSTAFYTDCSPVKLQPIPRENGHASDKRLYSAITFEGCARQNSFDEVDCAAKPIAALDTDRFSLPSFQCATLDSDSEFESAKSDPSDVVEVEEDFHNERITQLSAPEFLENLSLSEVEIPLDEETPAETSPPIISELEAAVCNELSKKPLEIITSDVPIDAELSPAPEIEPSLLSAEVEDTGDKQNDTEIEDDRPQRVRRCSSLKTGKTPPGTPGRKKIVRFADVLGLDLADVKTFMDEIPVIPKSAYDDLTGCDVQSSPPVKSQPRLGALTLVPLFQLPAEITDKLETQNVCLESARVCDGVHVTVCGSVRVRNLDFHKTVHIRYTMNRWKTYTDLQATYVQGSCDGFSDRFQFVLYAPAISSGQRLELAVRFLCKGQQFWDSNSGGNYCFDCLALGIVQQPGSGAAAGPLHPTVDWHPSFY from the coding sequence ACGCAGATGAGCGGAGATCGCGCCGGGTCGCAGTGTGGTCTGACCTCGCTGCTGCCGATGTCGTGCGGCAGACGAGCCGCAGCGTTCGCGCGCGACCTGCACTCGCGCCTCAGCAACCTTGGCGGTGCGCACGACGACCACTGCGAGAACAGCTGGTTGACGCGTGACAATACCGCCTCGCACAGGCCCACCACATCAAACAACCAGAGAGAACTCGACACATTCTACGACTTCGAGCTAGAGTGTGAGAGCCCATCCAGCCCCGTCGACGACTACGAACCCGCTTTTCCAGAAAGGTCACCCACCGAAGATCAAGATCAACCTTTCTATGATATCGATTCTGAACCAGAACTATCTAAGGAACAAAATAAGTTAGTACAGCCAGCGGACAAACCCAAAAATGGTTTTACATTTTCTACTGCTTTTTATACAGATTGTTCTCCAGTAAAACTGCAACCGATTCCACGTGAAAATGGACATGCATCTGATAAAAGGTTATATTCTGCGATCACATTTGAGGGTTGTGCGCGACAAAATAGCTTCGATGAAGTGGACTGTGCTGCCAAACCTATCGCTGCTTTAGATACAGACCGTTTTAGTTTACCAAGCTTCCAATGTGCCACATTAGATAGTGACTCGGAATTTGAATCTGCCAAAAGCGACCCCTCTGATGTTGTCGAAGTCGAGGAAGATTTTCATAATGAAAGAATTACACAACTTAGTGCACCAGAGTTCCTGGAAAACTTATCACTTTCGGAGGTCGAAATACCGCTTGATGAGGAAACACCGGCGGAAACATCTCCCCCAATCATTTCGGAACTTGAAGCAGCTGTATGCAACGAATTAAGTAAGAAACCTTTAGAAATAATCACCAGTGATGTTCCTATTGATGCAGAATTATCTCCAGCACCGGAAATTGAGCCGTCCCTTTTAAGTGCAGAGGTGGAGGATACAGGCGACAAACAAAATGATACGGAAATAGAAGATGATAGGCCTCAACGTGTTCGGCGCTGTTCATCACTTAAAACAGGAAAAACGCCACCCGGCACCCCCGGCCGAAAGAAAATAGTCCGCTTTGCTGATGTTTTGGGGCTAGACTTGGCGGATGTAAAAACTTTCATGGATGAAATTCCCGTTATTCCTAAATCCGCCTACGATGATCTTACTGGCTGTGACGTACAAAGCTCTCCACCGGTCAAAAGTCAGCCGCGACTCGGTGCTCTTACACTTGTGCCCTTGTTCCAGCTACCAGCAGAGATAACGGATAAACTGGAAACACAAAACGTTTGTCTAGAAAGCGCACGAGTTTGCGACGGCGTGCATGTCACAGTGTGCGGCTCCGTTCGCGTTCGAAACTTGGACTTTCACAAGACTGTGCACATACGCTACACAATGAACAGGTGGAAAACCTACACTGACTTGCAGGCGACGTACGTGCAAGGTTCTTGCGACGGGTTCTCTGACCGGTTCCAGTTTGTGCTTTACGCACCAGCGATATCGTCGGGGCAGCGGCTCGAGCTGGCGGTGCGGTTCCTTTGCAAAGGCCAACAGTTCTGGGACAGCAACAGCGGTGGCAACTACTGCTTCGACTGCCTGGCGCTGGGCATAGTGCAGCAGCCGGGCAGTGGGGCGGCGGCGGGCCCGCTGCACCCGACGGTGGACTGGCACCCGTCGTTCTACTGA
- the LOC113501314 gene encoding glycogen-binding subunit 76A isoform X3, which produces MTQMSGDRAGSQCGLTSLLPMSCGRRAAAFARDLHSRLSNLGGAHDDHCENSWLTRDNTASHRPTTSNNQRELDTFYDFELECESPSSPVDDYEPAFPERSPTEDQDQPFYDIDSEPELSKEQNKLVQPADKPKNGFTFSTAFYTDCSPVKLQPIPRENGHASDKRLYSAITFEGCARQNSFDEVDCAAKPIAALDTDRFSLPSFQCATLDSDSEFESAKSDPSDVVEVEEDFHNERITQLSAPEFLENLSLSEVEIPLDEETPAETSPPIISELEAAVCNELSKKPLEIITSDVPIDAELSPAPEIEPSLLSAEVEDTGDKQNDTEIEDDRPQRVRRCSSLKTGKTPPGTPGRKKIVRFADVLGLDLADVKTFMDEIPVIPKSAYDDLTGCDVQSSPPVKSQPRLGALTLVPLFQLPAEITDKLETQNVCLESARVCDGVHVTVCGSVRVRNLDFHKTVHIRYTMNRWKTYTDLQATYVQGSCDGFSDRFQFVLYAPAISSGQRLELAVRFLCKGQQFWDSNSGGNYCFDCLALGIVQQPGSGAAAGPLHPTVDWHPSFY; this is translated from the coding sequence ACGCAGATGAGCGGAGATCGCGCCGGGTCGCAGTGTGGTCTGACCTCGCTGCTGCCGATGTCGTGCGGCAGACGAGCCGCAGCGTTCGCGCGCGACCTGCACTCGCGCCTCAGCAACCTTGGCGGTGCGCACGACGACCACTGCGAGAACAGCTGGTTGACGCGTGACAATACCGCCTCGCACAGGCCCACCACATCAAACAACCAGAGAGAACTCGACACATTCTACGACTTCGAGCTAGAGTGTGAGAGCCCATCCAGCCCCGTCGACGACTACGAACCCGCTTTTCCAGAAAGGTCACCCACCGAAGATCAAGATCAACCTTTCTATGATATCGATTCTGAACCAGAACTATCTAAGGAACAAAATAAGTTAGTACAGCCAGCGGACAAACCCAAAAATGGTTTTACATTTTCTACTGCTTTTTATACAGATTGTTCTCCAGTAAAACTGCAACCGATTCCACGTGAAAATGGACATGCATCTGATAAAAGGTTATATTCTGCGATCACATTTGAGGGTTGTGCGCGACAAAATAGCTTCGATGAAGTGGACTGTGCTGCCAAACCTATCGCTGCTTTAGATACAGACCGTTTTAGTTTACCAAGCTTCCAATGTGCCACATTAGATAGTGACTCGGAATTTGAATCTGCCAAAAGCGACCCCTCTGATGTTGTCGAAGTCGAGGAAGATTTTCATAATGAAAGAATTACACAACTTAGTGCACCAGAGTTCCTGGAAAACTTATCACTTTCGGAGGTCGAAATACCGCTTGATGAGGAAACACCGGCGGAAACATCTCCCCCAATCATTTCGGAACTTGAAGCAGCTGTATGCAACGAATTAAGTAAGAAACCTTTAGAAATAATCACCAGTGATGTTCCTATTGATGCAGAATTATCTCCAGCACCGGAAATTGAGCCGTCCCTTTTAAGTGCAGAGGTGGAGGATACAGGCGACAAACAAAATGATACGGAAATAGAAGATGATAGGCCTCAACGTGTTCGGCGCTGTTCATCACTTAAAACAGGAAAAACGCCACCCGGCACCCCCGGCCGAAAGAAAATAGTCCGCTTTGCTGATGTTTTGGGGCTAGACTTGGCGGATGTAAAAACTTTCATGGATGAAATTCCCGTTATTCCTAAATCCGCCTACGATGATCTTACTGGCTGTGACGTACAAAGCTCTCCACCGGTCAAAAGTCAGCCGCGACTCGGTGCTCTTACACTTGTGCCCTTGTTCCAGCTACCAGCAGAGATAACGGATAAACTGGAAACACAAAACGTTTGTCTAGAAAGCGCACGAGTTTGCGACGGCGTGCATGTCACAGTGTGCGGCTCCGTTCGCGTTCGAAACTTGGACTTTCACAAGACTGTGCACATACGCTACACAATGAACAGGTGGAAAACCTACACTGACTTGCAGGCGACGTACGTGCAAGGTTCTTGCGACGGGTTCTCTGACCGGTTCCAGTTTGTGCTTTACGCACCAGCGATATCGTCGGGGCAGCGGCTCGAGCTGGCGGTGCGGTTCCTTTGCAAAGGCCAACAGTTCTGGGACAGCAACAGCGGTGGCAACTACTGCTTCGACTGCCTGGCGCTGGGCATAGTGCAGCAGCCGGGCAGTGGGGCGGCGGCGGGCCCGCTGCACCCGACGGTGGACTGGCACCCGTCGTTCTACTGA
- the LOC113501314 gene encoding glycogen-binding subunit 76A isoform X2 yields MSPCLPKRRNSMSSPKLEMSLEHQIPVLIKKTQMSGDRAGSQCGLTSLLPMSCGRRAAAFARDLHSRLSNLGGAHDDHCENSWLTRDNTASHRPTTSNNQRELDTFYDFELECESPSSPVDDYEPAFPERSPTEDQDQPFYDIDSEPELSKEQNKLVQPADKPKNGFTFSTAFYTDCSPVKLQPIPRENGHASDKRLYSAITFEGCARQNSFDEVDCAAKPIAALDTDRFSLPSFQCATLDSDSEFESAKSDPSDVVEVEEDFHNERITQLSAPEFLENLSLSEVEIPLDEETPAETSPPIISELEAAVCNELSKKPLEIITSDVPIDAELSPAPEIEPSLLSAEVEDTGDKQNDTEIEDDRPQRVRRCSSLKTGKTPPGTPGRKKIVRFADVLGLDLADVKTFMDEIPVIPKSAYDDLTGCDVQSSPPVKSQPRLGALTLVPLFQLPAEITDKLETQNVCLESARVCDGVHVTVCGSVRVRNLDFHKTVHIRYTMNRWKTYTDLQATYVQGSCDGFSDRFQFVLYAPAISSGQRLELAVRFLCKGQQFWDSNSGGNYCFDCLALGIVQQPGSGAAAGPLHPTVDWHPSFY; encoded by the coding sequence ACGCAGATGAGCGGAGATCGCGCCGGGTCGCAGTGTGGTCTGACCTCGCTGCTGCCGATGTCGTGCGGCAGACGAGCCGCAGCGTTCGCGCGCGACCTGCACTCGCGCCTCAGCAACCTTGGCGGTGCGCACGACGACCACTGCGAGAACAGCTGGTTGACGCGTGACAATACCGCCTCGCACAGGCCCACCACATCAAACAACCAGAGAGAACTCGACACATTCTACGACTTCGAGCTAGAGTGTGAGAGCCCATCCAGCCCCGTCGACGACTACGAACCCGCTTTTCCAGAAAGGTCACCCACCGAAGATCAAGATCAACCTTTCTATGATATCGATTCTGAACCAGAACTATCTAAGGAACAAAATAAGTTAGTACAGCCAGCGGACAAACCCAAAAATGGTTTTACATTTTCTACTGCTTTTTATACAGATTGTTCTCCAGTAAAACTGCAACCGATTCCACGTGAAAATGGACATGCATCTGATAAAAGGTTATATTCTGCGATCACATTTGAGGGTTGTGCGCGACAAAATAGCTTCGATGAAGTGGACTGTGCTGCCAAACCTATCGCTGCTTTAGATACAGACCGTTTTAGTTTACCAAGCTTCCAATGTGCCACATTAGATAGTGACTCGGAATTTGAATCTGCCAAAAGCGACCCCTCTGATGTTGTCGAAGTCGAGGAAGATTTTCATAATGAAAGAATTACACAACTTAGTGCACCAGAGTTCCTGGAAAACTTATCACTTTCGGAGGTCGAAATACCGCTTGATGAGGAAACACCGGCGGAAACATCTCCCCCAATCATTTCGGAACTTGAAGCAGCTGTATGCAACGAATTAAGTAAGAAACCTTTAGAAATAATCACCAGTGATGTTCCTATTGATGCAGAATTATCTCCAGCACCGGAAATTGAGCCGTCCCTTTTAAGTGCAGAGGTGGAGGATACAGGCGACAAACAAAATGATACGGAAATAGAAGATGATAGGCCTCAACGTGTTCGGCGCTGTTCATCACTTAAAACAGGAAAAACGCCACCCGGCACCCCCGGCCGAAAGAAAATAGTCCGCTTTGCTGATGTTTTGGGGCTAGACTTGGCGGATGTAAAAACTTTCATGGATGAAATTCCCGTTATTCCTAAATCCGCCTACGATGATCTTACTGGCTGTGACGTACAAAGCTCTCCACCGGTCAAAAGTCAGCCGCGACTCGGTGCTCTTACACTTGTGCCCTTGTTCCAGCTACCAGCAGAGATAACGGATAAACTGGAAACACAAAACGTTTGTCTAGAAAGCGCACGAGTTTGCGACGGCGTGCATGTCACAGTGTGCGGCTCCGTTCGCGTTCGAAACTTGGACTTTCACAAGACTGTGCACATACGCTACACAATGAACAGGTGGAAAACCTACACTGACTTGCAGGCGACGTACGTGCAAGGTTCTTGCGACGGGTTCTCTGACCGGTTCCAGTTTGTGCTTTACGCACCAGCGATATCGTCGGGGCAGCGGCTCGAGCTGGCGGTGCGGTTCCTTTGCAAAGGCCAACAGTTCTGGGACAGCAACAGCGGTGGCAACTACTGCTTCGACTGCCTGGCGCTGGGCATAGTGCAGCAGCCGGGCAGTGGGGCGGCGGCGGGCCCGCTGCACCCGACGGTGGACTGGCACCCGTCGTTCTACTGA
- the LOC113501314 gene encoding glycogen-binding subunit 76A isoform X4 — MSGDRAGSQCGLTSLLPMSCGRRAAAFARDLHSRLSNLGGAHDDHCENSWLTRDNTASHRPTTSNNQRELDTFYDFELECESPSSPVDDYEPAFPERSPTEDQDQPFYDIDSEPELSKEQNKLVQPADKPKNGFTFSTAFYTDCSPVKLQPIPRENGHASDKRLYSAITFEGCARQNSFDEVDCAAKPIAALDTDRFSLPSFQCATLDSDSEFESAKSDPSDVVEVEEDFHNERITQLSAPEFLENLSLSEVEIPLDEETPAETSPPIISELEAAVCNELSKKPLEIITSDVPIDAELSPAPEIEPSLLSAEVEDTGDKQNDTEIEDDRPQRVRRCSSLKTGKTPPGTPGRKKIVRFADVLGLDLADVKTFMDEIPVIPKSAYDDLTGCDVQSSPPVKSQPRLGALTLVPLFQLPAEITDKLETQNVCLESARVCDGVHVTVCGSVRVRNLDFHKTVHIRYTMNRWKTYTDLQATYVQGSCDGFSDRFQFVLYAPAISSGQRLELAVRFLCKGQQFWDSNSGGNYCFDCLALGIVQQPGSGAAAGPLHPTVDWHPSFY; from the coding sequence ATGAGCGGAGATCGCGCCGGGTCGCAGTGTGGTCTGACCTCGCTGCTGCCGATGTCGTGCGGCAGACGAGCCGCAGCGTTCGCGCGCGACCTGCACTCGCGCCTCAGCAACCTTGGCGGTGCGCACGACGACCACTGCGAGAACAGCTGGTTGACGCGTGACAATACCGCCTCGCACAGGCCCACCACATCAAACAACCAGAGAGAACTCGACACATTCTACGACTTCGAGCTAGAGTGTGAGAGCCCATCCAGCCCCGTCGACGACTACGAACCCGCTTTTCCAGAAAGGTCACCCACCGAAGATCAAGATCAACCTTTCTATGATATCGATTCTGAACCAGAACTATCTAAGGAACAAAATAAGTTAGTACAGCCAGCGGACAAACCCAAAAATGGTTTTACATTTTCTACTGCTTTTTATACAGATTGTTCTCCAGTAAAACTGCAACCGATTCCACGTGAAAATGGACATGCATCTGATAAAAGGTTATATTCTGCGATCACATTTGAGGGTTGTGCGCGACAAAATAGCTTCGATGAAGTGGACTGTGCTGCCAAACCTATCGCTGCTTTAGATACAGACCGTTTTAGTTTACCAAGCTTCCAATGTGCCACATTAGATAGTGACTCGGAATTTGAATCTGCCAAAAGCGACCCCTCTGATGTTGTCGAAGTCGAGGAAGATTTTCATAATGAAAGAATTACACAACTTAGTGCACCAGAGTTCCTGGAAAACTTATCACTTTCGGAGGTCGAAATACCGCTTGATGAGGAAACACCGGCGGAAACATCTCCCCCAATCATTTCGGAACTTGAAGCAGCTGTATGCAACGAATTAAGTAAGAAACCTTTAGAAATAATCACCAGTGATGTTCCTATTGATGCAGAATTATCTCCAGCACCGGAAATTGAGCCGTCCCTTTTAAGTGCAGAGGTGGAGGATACAGGCGACAAACAAAATGATACGGAAATAGAAGATGATAGGCCTCAACGTGTTCGGCGCTGTTCATCACTTAAAACAGGAAAAACGCCACCCGGCACCCCCGGCCGAAAGAAAATAGTCCGCTTTGCTGATGTTTTGGGGCTAGACTTGGCGGATGTAAAAACTTTCATGGATGAAATTCCCGTTATTCCTAAATCCGCCTACGATGATCTTACTGGCTGTGACGTACAAAGCTCTCCACCGGTCAAAAGTCAGCCGCGACTCGGTGCTCTTACACTTGTGCCCTTGTTCCAGCTACCAGCAGAGATAACGGATAAACTGGAAACACAAAACGTTTGTCTAGAAAGCGCACGAGTTTGCGACGGCGTGCATGTCACAGTGTGCGGCTCCGTTCGCGTTCGAAACTTGGACTTTCACAAGACTGTGCACATACGCTACACAATGAACAGGTGGAAAACCTACACTGACTTGCAGGCGACGTACGTGCAAGGTTCTTGCGACGGGTTCTCTGACCGGTTCCAGTTTGTGCTTTACGCACCAGCGATATCGTCGGGGCAGCGGCTCGAGCTGGCGGTGCGGTTCCTTTGCAAAGGCCAACAGTTCTGGGACAGCAACAGCGGTGGCAACTACTGCTTCGACTGCCTGGCGCTGGGCATAGTGCAGCAGCCGGGCAGTGGGGCGGCGGCGGGCCCGCTGCACCCGACGGTGGACTGGCACCCGTCGTTCTACTGA